In the genome of Nevskiales bacterium, the window TTGCACGCGCGCGGCTCAGGTATGGCAGCAGGAAGCGGCCGAGTTCGTAGAACAGCACCCCGCACCACAGAATCAGCGTACCAGTCAGGGCAGCGTCCGCGTCATGGACATAAGGGCGTGGGAAGCGGTTGGCCAGTGTCTGTAGCAGCGGTGCCAGCGCGCACCAGATGAACACGAACAGCCAGAATGTGATGCTGACAGGGTGTGGAAGGCCGCGAAAGGCAATCCAGGTCAGCCGCAGAGAGCTGTAGATCAAGAGTCCGGCGAGGAGGTAGGCCGGCGCGGAAAAATGAGGGTATTCGATCCTGGCAAGCTGCGGAAGAACAAGGATGGCAATCAGCAGCAAGGTTCCACCCGCCGCGAGTAGTGAGCGGTTCAAGCGGCCCTCGTGGCTTTGATGCGCAAGCCGGCTTGGACAACGGCCACCAGCAGGTATAGCAGCCCACACAAAGCAATGTAGGCGAGCAGGAGCGGCCGCAGCGGGAGCAGCAGGCAGATACTGAGCAGGAATAGGGGCGTGTCGGTTAGCTCCTTGACCATTTGCTTGGCCTGGGCACGCCATTGTCGTAGTCCATGCGGACGGTACTCGCCGGATTTGAGTACGGAGACGGTGTGCAGCCCGACACTCAGCCCGATGCCCAGCAGGAACAGCGCGATCACGGCCGGTATATCAAGTTCTGCCTGTCTGGCCACATTGGTAGCCAGTGCCAGGAGGATGCCGATGTTACGGATATGGTCGGCAGTGACGTCCAGCCACGCGCCGTAGGCACTGCAGCGCTGCGTACCACGTGCAAGCTGCCCGTCTGCGCAGTCCAGCCCGAAACCGATCTGATACAGCGCCAAGGCAAACAGCAAAAATCCGTCGTAGCCCGAGGACCAGGCCAAACAGGCATTGGCTGCCAGCATGGTCAGCAGACCGGCAAGGGTGACCTGATTGGGGCTCAAGCCTGCGCGCAGGGCCAGATAGGCGAGCGCGGCGCCTAGCCGATGACTGAAGACGCGCGCGCAGAAATACTGCCCAGGCGGGGCGAATTTCTGGGACCAGAAATCGTAGAAGGTGAGCAAAAGACGTTCTCTCCGCGTGAGCCGGATTGTGTCTCCGGCTGTGCGCTTCCTCTGATGCTGCGACCGGTGCCGGCAGCAGCCGTAAAAACGCTAATATACCCTTCCCTGAGCGTCAGGGTACAAGTCAGGTTGAGGGCGAAGATAGTGACGAGAAAGCGCGCGTTGATCACCGGCATTACGGGACAGGACGGGGCTTACCTGGCTGAGTTCCTGCTGGGCAAAGGATACACCGTCCACGGCATCAAGCGCCGCAGCTCGTCCTTCAACACCGAGCGCATCGATCATCTGTACCAGGATCCGCACGCGCCGGGCCGGCGGATGATCCTGCACTACGGCGACATGACCGACGCCACCAACCTGATCCGCGTGGTGCAGGAAGTGCAGCCGGACGAGATCTACAACCTGGCTGCACAGAGCCATGTCGCGGTGTCCTTTGAGACGCCCGAGTACACCGCGAATGCCGACGCCCTGGGTACGCTGCGGCTGCTGGAGGCGATCCGTATCCTGGACATGGGCAAGCGCACGCGTTTCTACCAGGCCTCTACCTCCGAGCTGTATGGCCTCGTGCAGGAGACTCCGCAGCGCGAAACCACGCCGTTTTATCCGCGCTCGCCGTATGCCGCGGCCAAGCTCTATGCCTATTGGATCACGGTCAACTATCGCGAGGCCTACGGTTTCTTCGCCTGTAACGGTATCCTGTTCAATCACGAGTCGCCGATCCGCGGTGAAACCTTCGTCACGCGCAAGATCACGCGTGGCCTGGCGCGGATCAAGACCGGGATCGAAGAGCGCCTGTATCTGGGCAACCTGGATGCGCGCCGGGACTGGGGCCATGCCCGCGATTTCGTCGAGGCGCAATGGCTGATCCTGCAGCAGGATCGCCCCGAGGACTACGTCATCGCCACCGGCACGCAGCACTCGGTGCGGGAGTTCGTGATGGCGGCGGCCGCGGAGCTGGGCATGTACATCGAATGGCGCGGTCACGGTTTGGAGGAGGTTGGCGTGGATACTGGGACCGGCAAAACGATCGTGGCAGTCGATAAGCGCTACTTCCGCCCGACCGAGGTTGACACGCTGCTGGGCGATGCCAGCAAGGCGCGCAAACAGCTGGGCTGGTCGCCGAAGGTCGGCTTTACCGAGCTGGTCCGCGAGATGGTGCAGGAGGACCTGCAGATCGCTGAACGCGACAAGCTGGTGAAGGACCAGGGCTATCGCACCTTCCGGCACCATGAATAAAACCGACCGGATATACGTGGCCGGCCACCGCGGCCTGGTCGGGGCGGCGATTCTCCGGCAGCTGGCGGCGCAAGGGTACATCGACCTTGTGCTGCGCGAGCGTCAAGAACTGGATCTGACCAGCCAGGCGGCCGTAGACGAATTCTTCCGCCAGACGCGACCGGCTTATGTGTTCCTGGCCGCTGCAAAGGTCGGGGGCATCGCGGCCAACAGCCGTTATCCTGCGGACTTCATCCGTGACAACCTGCAGATCCAGACCAACGTCATCGACGCGGCCTGGCGCCATGGTGCGCGCAAGCTGGTGTTCCTGGGCTCGTCCTGCATTTACCCGCGCGAGGCCCCACAGCCGATGCGCGAGGACGCGCTGCTGAGTGGCCCGCTGGAGCCGACCAATGAGTGGTACGCCGTGGCCAAGATCGCCGGCATCAAGATGTGCCAGGCCTATCGCCGTCAGTACGGATTCAACGCGATCTGCCTCATGCCGACCAACCTGTACGGACCCGGCGACAACTTCGATCTGCAGAACTCGCATGTGCTGCCCGCCCTGATCCGCAAGTTTCATGAAGCCAGACTGCAGGGGCAGGCGAGCGTGACCGTCTGGGGCAGTGGCCAGCCGCGGCGTGAATTCCTGCACGTGGACGACCTGGCCGATGCCGCCCTGTTTCTTGCCCGGCATTACGACGATGAGGCGATCATCAACGTCGGTACGGGCGAGGACCTGACCATCACCGAGCTGGCGCAGCAGGTCGCGAGAGTGGTCGGTTTCACGGGCGACATCGTTTATGACCGCAGCAGGCCGGACGGGACGCCGCGCAAGCTGCTCGACGTCAGGCGCCTGCATGCATTGGGCTGGCGTCACCGCATCCCGCTCGAGGCGGGAATCCGGCAAACCTACGACTGGTATCGGGAGCATGCCAAGGATGGCAGTGTGCGGCTGGCATCGGGATGAGACCGCGGCGTCAAGCCGACATCCTGGCACTGTCGCTCTGGCTGCTGCCGGTGATGGACATGCTCATCGTGATCTGGGCTGCGATCGTGTCCAGTTTGGCGATGGACCAGCTGCGTGATCCGGACCTGTGGCCGTGGTCAACGCACTACCGCGCCGGCGTGCTATTTGGCGCCATCCTGACTCCGCTGGTTTTTCACCGGTTCGGCCTGTACCGCTCGCATCGCGGCGAGAGCCTGGCCGTGGAACTGATCCAGGTGACCGGCGCCTGGCTCGTGGTGCTCGGTATCCTCGCGGTCATGGCCATTGCCACCAAAACCAGCGTGATTTATTCCCGCCTGTGGATGGGCGGATGGCTGCTGGTCGGCTGTGTCCTGTTCTGGATTTTCCGCATTGCTCTGCGGCTGACGGTTGCGCAGCTGCGTGCCCGAGGCTGGGACACGCGCGACATCGTCATGATCGGTTCAGGGGTGGAAGCGGCGCGTGTGGTGCGCCGGCTCAAGGGCCTGCGCGGTGCAGGCTATCGCATCGTGGGCTATTTCTCCGTTCCGGGCACGCCGGATCCGCTGTTTGCCAGTTTCCGCTGTCTGGGTGACATCGAGCACATCGTGCCGGTTCTGGAGCGGTTGCCGCATGCGCCGGACCAGGCCTGGATTGCGCTACCGGCAGAGCGTCCCGATCTGGTTAGGCTTGCGGCCACGCAGCTCGGCCAGACGACCCTCGACTGCCGCCTGGTCCCGGACACGCGCGAGTTCAACATCCTGAATTATGCCGTCAGCCAGGTGGCGGGCCTGCCCGTCATCAACCTGAGCTACAGCCCGATGACCGGTATCAACCGGATCATCAAGGCGATCGAGGACCGTGTGCTGGCGCTGCTGATCCTGAGCCTGGTGGCGCCGCTCATGCTACTGATCGCGCTGGCTATCAAGCTGGATTCACCGGGACCGGTGCTGTTCCGGCAGAAACGCCATGGCTGGAACGGTGAAGAGATCACCGTGCTCAAGTTCCGCACCATGGTGATGCACCGCGAAAAGGACGGCCATGTGACCCAGGCCAAGCGTGGCGATCCACGCGTTACCCGCTTGGGCCATTTGCTGCGGCGCACAAGTCTGGACGAGCTGCCGCAATTCTTCAATGTTCTGGCAGGTACCATGTCAGTGGTCGGGCCGCGTCCGCATGCGGTCGAGCACAATGAAATGTACAAGAAGCTGGTCAGCGGCTATGTGCTGCGCCACAAGGTCAAGCCCGGCATTACCGGCTGGGCCCAGGTCAATGGCTACCGGGGCGAAACGGAATCCCTGGAGATGATGAGAAGGCGCATCGAATACGATCTTTACTACATCGAACACTGGTCAATATGGCTCGATTTGACTATAGTGGCCCTGACTTGTATCCGGGGCTTCGTGTCCAGCCGTGCATATTAGATTGGCCGGGACCTCGGATGAGAGGGAGAAGCGGAGCGCGTTATTGGCTTAAGGACCTGTGCATGAAACAGCCAGGCAGGACAGGTGGCACACCAAGACTCGCAACATTCGCGTGCTGCGCCTTGTTTGCCGCAATTGCCGGAGCAGCCATCGCCGAAGACCAGGAAGGCGCGCTGGGCATGAAGGTGGGTGCTGGCAGCCGCCTCTTGCTGTCGCTTGGCGTAGGCACGCGTTACGCCAGTAACTACTACTACCAGGAGAGCGACGAGGAATCCGCCGTGGGACTCGTTGTGAGGCCTTCTGCGCTGTTGCTGACGGATCGCGGAGCGTTGCGTTATCAGTTCTCTGCCACCGCAGAGGCTGGTGCGTTCAACCTCGAAGGTGACGCGGATGATTATCTTGATGGCGGCCTCGGCGCCAAGTTCGACTGGAAGCCGCTGACACGCCATTACTTCAGCGGCGGCGCCAGCTGGATCAGCGATCACGACCCGTTTGGCACGCGCCGCACCGAGGCGGCTGGGCTGCTGGATCGCAAGCTGGATCGCTGGGAGCAGACGGCCGGCAATTTCCTCTACCGTTTCGGCGCGCCGGAAGCGAAGATGAATCTGGAGGGCGAGTTATCCGCGTACGACCGTGAGTACACCACCAACCGCGATTCGACTCAGTTCCTGGATTTTGACTCTGTTGCTCTTCGTGGCACCGCGTACTACAAGATCAGCTCCAAGACCAGTCTGCTGGCAGAGGTGATCGGCGCCGACATCGATTACGACAAGATCGCAGTGGGTTCGGCCTCACGCTCTGGCGAAATGACGCGTTACCGGGTGGGTGCGCGCTGGCTGGCTACGGGCAAGACCACGGGTGACGTACGACTCGGCCGCGTGGAGCGTGACTTCGATTCTCCGGTGCAGGACAGCTACGATGAGTTCGACTGGCAAGTCGTAGTCAGTTGGGAACCAAGAACACGGGATCGGCTCAGTCTGACGACAGGCCGCGAGCCTGAGGAGAGCTATCTGAATGCAGCCAGCCTGATCGATCATCGCTACTACCGCCTACGCTGGGAGCATGACTGGACAACCATGCTCAAATCCCGGCTGACTTATTCATTCGGTGACCTCGACTATCGCGGCATTACCCGCCATGACGAGGTGCAGGAATGGTCACTGGATCTCGAGTACAAACCTGCACGGCGCTGGGCTCTGTTCGGTGAGATTGCATTGCAGGAGCGGGACTCCAATGTGGCGCTCCGTGACTATGACAATACGGTTATTTCTGCAGGTATTCGTCTAACCTATTAGCCATCAGTTGTCACGGGTTTAATCAGTGCTGCACCATCTCGTGAGAGTCTTTGTCTCGCTATGTTTGATGATCGTAGCGAGCGCAATGCATATCGCCCCCGCCGCTCCGCCGGGGACCGCACCGGTGGCAGCAAACGCAGTTTCCAGCGAGGAGCGTGATTACCGCCTCGGGGTCGGCGATGTCATCCGTATCGACGTGCACAACGAGCCGGACCTGACGTTGGAGGTGCAGCTGCCTACTACCGGGACTTTCGACTATCCCTTCCTGGGTACGATACGGGCAGTCGGATTGACGGTGGCGCAATTACAGAACCGTCTCACGGAGGGGCTCTCTGGGGACTACCTGATCAACCCCGCAGTGAATGTCCGCGTGACGCAGTACCGGCCCTTCTATGTACGCGGCCAAGTGCGTAATTCCGGCGGGTTCCCCTACATCCTGGGACTGACCGTGGAAAAGGCCATCACCGTGGCCGGCGGCTTCACCGATCGCGCCTCTCTGAAGAACATCTACTTGATCAAGGAAAACGCCACGCAGGAAAGCAGGGTCAAGGTAGGCCTTGATTCGCCTGTAGCGCCCGGCGACACCATCATCGTTGAAGAGAGCCTGTTCTAGGCATCGGAGTCGTGACATCCATGGATAAGCAGACGATGGCCCCGATGCCTACTCCACAGGAGGAGCCACTGATCGATTTGCGCGAGCTATTGCGCATTCTGAATCATTACAAGTGGGGTATTGCCAGCATTACCTTTGTTGCCGCACTGATTTCTGTGATGGCGGTGTATTCGATTACCCCTACCTACCAAGCGACGGTAACGATCCTGATCGAAGCCAAGGGCAACGTGCCTGTGGCTCAGGTACAAGATGTCTATGACCCCGGTTATGGGCGGATGGAGTATTACGGCACGCAGTTCACGATCATCAAATCGCGCGAATTGGCACGACGAGTCGTCGAAAGACTCGATCTGACTAAACAACCAGAGTTTGCCATGCCGGAGCCTGGTATGGTCGAAAAGCTGGACTGGCGCAAGTTTCTTCCCTTTCTTCCACAGACCCAAGACTTGGCGGAACAATCCGAGAGCGAGCGCGCCGCGGCGCACAAGGAATGGGTGATAGCAGAGTTCGGTCGTCGTCTTACCGTCGAGCCCATCTACAGCTCGCAGCTGATGAAGGTCAGCTTCGAATCCGAAGATCCAGAGCTGGCTGCGTTGGTAGCGAATACCTTGGCTGAGCTGTTCATCGAGAGTTCCCTCGAAGCACGACTGGCAGCGGCACAAAAAGCCAGTAGCTGGCTGACTCAGAAGCTGGAAGGTCTGCGCGAAGACCTGCAGAAGGCGGAGCAGGCACTGCAAGCGTTTCGTGAACAGGAACAGCTCGTGAACGTCGGTGGTGAGCGCGGTTTGGTCGAGGAAGAGCTCACCGACAACGCGCGCCGGCTGCGCGAGGCGCGCAAGAAGACTGCAGAACTGGCCAGCGCTTACTGGAAAATCCAGCAGGCTGGGGATGATCCTGGCAAGCTCGAAGACGTCAGTACGCTGCTGCAAGATGACGTAGTTAGACGCGCAAAAGAAAGCGTGCTACAGGCCTCCGAGACGGTGAAGCAGTTGGAGTCCCGTTATGGGCCGAAGCATCCACAGATGATCGCTGCGCGCGCACGACTGGATGCCGCCACCTCGGCGTATCGCACACAGCTGATCACAGCGGCCAAAGGGGTCAAGGCCGAGTACGAGATCGCACGTGAAAGTGAGCGTCTGCTTACCCAATTTGAGACAGGTGCACGTGGCACGATCCGCGGGCTGGACCGCAAGCAGTACCAGTTGCGCGCGCTGGAACGTGACGTTGAAACCAATCGCCAGCTCTATGACATGTTCCTGGCGCGGTTCAAGGAAACGGATCTGACTGGACAGTACGAGGTGCTCAACGCGCGCGTGGTCGATCCGGCGGTCCCACCACAGCGCCCCTTCAAACCCAAGAAACGCAAGATTGTGTTCCTGTCGACGCTGGCCGGCTTGTTGCTGGGTCTGCTGCTGGCGGGCCTGAGTGCCTTGCTCAGCGACATGGTGCGCTCGGGCGAAGAGCTGGAATCCCTGACCGGAACCCCCGTGCTGGGCGTACTGCCGCTGCTCGGTGCCGGTGCGCGCAAGGATCTGCCGAATCAGATGCTGCACGCACCCCGCAGCGGGTTTGCGGAAGGCATACGCAGCATCCGAACCGGCGTGCTGTTATCGGACCTTGACGTCAAGAAAAAACGCCTGGTGGTGACGTCGTCGGCACCTGAAGAAGGCAAGACCACAATTGCCATCAATCTGGCAGTCGCGCTGGGTCAGATCGAGAAGGTTCTACTGCTGGAGGGCGATCTGCGCAGGCCGTCGATCGCGGCAAAATGCGGTATCAAGGACAAATCGCCGGGCATGATCG includes:
- a CDS encoding polysaccharide biosynthesis tyrosine autokinase, which gives rise to MDKQTMAPMPTPQEEPLIDLRELLRILNHYKWGIASITFVAALISVMAVYSITPTYQATVTILIEAKGNVPVAQVQDVYDPGYGRMEYYGTQFTIIKSRELARRVVERLDLTKQPEFAMPEPGMVEKLDWRKFLPFLPQTQDLAEQSESERAAAHKEWVIAEFGRRLTVEPIYSSQLMKVSFESEDPELAALVANTLAELFIESSLEARLAAAQKASSWLTQKLEGLREDLQKAEQALQAFREQEQLVNVGGERGLVEEELTDNARRLREARKKTAELASAYWKIQQAGDDPGKLEDVSTLLQDDVVRRAKESVLQASETVKQLESRYGPKHPQMIAARARLDAATSAYRTQLITAAKGVKAEYEIARESERLLTQFETGARGTIRGLDRKQYQLRALERDVETNRQLYDMFLARFKETDLTGQYEVLNARVVDPAVPPQRPFKPKKRKIVFLSTLAGLLLGLLLAGLSALLSDMVRSGEELESLTGTPVLGVLPLLGAGARKDLPNQMLHAPRSGFAEGIRSIRTGVLLSDLDVKKKRLVVTSSAPEEGKTTIAINLAVALGQIEKVLLLEGDLRRPSIAAKCGIKDKSPGMIEWLSNAKPLEECIYRHAEANIDILPVGKVPPNPAEILASGRFHKLVELLMDRYDRIIIDSAPCHAVSDTVLLAQNSDGMIFVVQADVTGKRLIRSAIKHLRHARVPIVGSVVNQIDLKRHGHYYASYYYNYGYYA
- a CDS encoding undecaprenyl-phosphate glucose phosphotransferase; translation: MRPRRQADILALSLWLLPVMDMLIVIWAAIVSSLAMDQLRDPDLWPWSTHYRAGVLFGAILTPLVFHRFGLYRSHRGESLAVELIQVTGAWLVVLGILAVMAIATKTSVIYSRLWMGGWLLVGCVLFWIFRIALRLTVAQLRARGWDTRDIVMIGSGVEAARVVRRLKGLRGAGYRIVGYFSVPGTPDPLFASFRCLGDIEHIVPVLERLPHAPDQAWIALPAERPDLVRLAATQLGQTTLDCRLVPDTREFNILNYAVSQVAGLPVINLSYSPMTGINRIIKAIEDRVLALLILSLVAPLMLLIALAIKLDSPGPVLFRQKRHGWNGEEITVLKFRTMVMHREKDGHVTQAKRGDPRVTRLGHLLRRTSLDELPQFFNVLAGTMSVVGPRPHAVEHNEMYKKLVSGYVLRHKVKPGITGWAQVNGYRGETESLEMMRRRIEYDLYYIEHWSIWLDLTIVALTCIRGFVSSRAY
- the gmd gene encoding GDP-mannose 4,6-dehydratase, giving the protein MTRKRALITGITGQDGAYLAEFLLGKGYTVHGIKRRSSSFNTERIDHLYQDPHAPGRRMILHYGDMTDATNLIRVVQEVQPDEIYNLAAQSHVAVSFETPEYTANADALGTLRLLEAIRILDMGKRTRFYQASTSELYGLVQETPQRETTPFYPRSPYAAAKLYAYWITVNYREAYGFFACNGILFNHESPIRGETFVTRKITRGLARIKTGIEERLYLGNLDARRDWGHARDFVEAQWLILQQDRPEDYVIATGTQHSVREFVMAAAAELGMYIEWRGHGLEEVGVDTGTGKTIVAVDKRYFRPTEVDTLLGDASKARKQLGWSPKVGFTELVREMVQEDLQIAERDKLVKDQGYRTFRHHE
- a CDS encoding outer membrane beta-barrel protein, which translates into the protein MKQPGRTGGTPRLATFACCALFAAIAGAAIAEDQEGALGMKVGAGSRLLLSLGVGTRYASNYYYQESDEESAVGLVVRPSALLLTDRGALRYQFSATAEAGAFNLEGDADDYLDGGLGAKFDWKPLTRHYFSGGASWISDHDPFGTRRTEAAGLLDRKLDRWEQTAGNFLYRFGAPEAKMNLEGELSAYDREYTTNRDSTQFLDFDSVALRGTAYYKISSKTSLLAEVIGADIDYDKIAVGSASRSGEMTRYRVGARWLATGKTTGDVRLGRVERDFDSPVQDSYDEFDWQVVVSWEPRTRDRLSLTTGREPEESYLNAASLIDHRYYRLRWEHDWTTMLKSRLTYSFGDLDYRGITRHDEVQEWSLDLEYKPARRWALFGEIALQERDSNVALRDYDNTVISAGIRLTY
- a CDS encoding CDP-alcohol phosphatidyltransferase family protein, with amino-acid sequence MLTFYDFWSQKFAPPGQYFCARVFSHRLGAALAYLALRAGLSPNQVTLAGLLTMLAANACLAWSSGYDGFLLFALALYQIGFGLDCADGQLARGTQRCSAYGAWLDVTADHIRNIGILLALATNVARQAELDIPAVIALFLLGIGLSVGLHTVSVLKSGEYRPHGLRQWRAQAKQMVKELTDTPLFLLSICLLLPLRPLLLAYIALCGLLYLLVAVVQAGLRIKATRAA
- a CDS encoding GDP-L-fucose synthase; its protein translation is MNKTDRIYVAGHRGLVGAAILRQLAAQGYIDLVLRERQELDLTSQAAVDEFFRQTRPAYVFLAAAKVGGIAANSRYPADFIRDNLQIQTNVIDAAWRHGARKLVFLGSSCIYPREAPQPMREDALLSGPLEPTNEWYAVAKIAGIKMCQAYRRQYGFNAICLMPTNLYGPGDNFDLQNSHVLPALIRKFHEARLQGQASVTVWGSGQPRREFLHVDDLADAALFLARHYDDEAIINVGTGEDLTITELAQQVARVVGFTGDIVYDRSRPDGTPRKLLDVRRLHALGWRHRIPLEAGIRQTYDWYREHAKDGSVRLASG
- a CDS encoding polysaccharide biosynthesis/export family protein, which produces MIVASAMHIAPAAPPGTAPVAANAVSSEERDYRLGVGDVIRIDVHNEPDLTLEVQLPTTGTFDYPFLGTIRAVGLTVAQLQNRLTEGLSGDYLINPAVNVRVTQYRPFYVRGQVRNSGGFPYILGLTVEKAITVAGGFTDRASLKNIYLIKENATQESRVKVGLDSPVAPGDTIIVEESLF